Proteins encoded within one genomic window of Mycolicibacterium monacense:
- a CDS encoding PE-PPE domain-containing protein: protein MTLFGLAYATDSHLPGISPMAAVSIFIDGTKDILPTTDSQDPDRMKGALDGAFDQCATSPCSGKNVFINYPREFGIMTGLGSHTYDDSKSIAAEETIKAIKAAKSDPTYQAGDPIYVVGFSQGANAASDVIDQLRKDGYDASGVTFVLLGNGARNDGGLWARLPAGVYVPLIGLSFGASTNPSLDPKAPQVIQISKQYDGASDVPKYVMNPLAWANAALGFIYVHNGYYNDVEIPDVNNNGFDQADIDALEDNPDYIVTKTGNVTDILIKNPVGQLPLTRPLLDLGVPPEIVRALDPLLRAIIETGYDRPTDGKYAATPVHLELMPDPHQWVEDFHAIAAGMEETQENLAELNHANLMQNNIPEPQTQTITASGTEEKSVVATTTTGVVTTPKTGGETARTGPVGGQTWYKPFTPAPVTQAPPTATVPPTTQPVTPVVNQDPAPTGGEVTTPSTSKPQVNINKSLQQINKAITGTVNTVVGALTPKRSGGTTTTQDPSPSTQDPGPTDTEPSGGGTGTESNNETPAA, encoded by the coding sequence GTGACGCTCTTCGGCCTCGCGTACGCGACGGACAGTCACCTTCCGGGCATCAGCCCGATGGCCGCCGTGTCGATTTTCATCGATGGCACCAAGGACATCCTCCCGACGACTGACAGCCAGGATCCGGATCGGATGAAGGGCGCGCTCGACGGAGCGTTCGATCAATGTGCGACGAGCCCTTGCTCGGGGAAGAACGTCTTCATCAACTATCCGCGCGAGTTCGGCATCATGACCGGTCTAGGCAGCCATACCTACGACGACTCCAAGAGCATCGCTGCTGAGGAGACCATCAAGGCGATCAAAGCTGCGAAGAGCGATCCCACATACCAGGCTGGCGACCCCATCTACGTCGTCGGGTTCTCCCAGGGCGCGAACGCGGCATCGGACGTCATCGACCAATTGCGAAAGGACGGCTACGACGCATCAGGCGTGACGTTCGTACTCTTGGGCAACGGCGCTCGCAACGATGGTGGCCTCTGGGCACGACTGCCTGCAGGAGTTTATGTTCCGTTGATTGGGCTCAGCTTCGGAGCCTCGACCAACCCCAGCTTGGATCCTAAAGCGCCACAGGTCATTCAGATCTCCAAGCAATATGACGGTGCTTCGGATGTGCCCAAGTACGTGATGAATCCGCTTGCATGGGCCAACGCCGCACTGGGCTTCATATACGTCCACAACGGCTACTACAACGATGTCGAGATCCCCGATGTGAACAACAACGGATTCGACCAAGCTGACATCGATGCATTGGAGGACAACCCGGATTACATCGTCACCAAGACCGGCAATGTCACCGACATTCTGATCAAGAACCCGGTCGGCCAGCTACCCCTCACCCGGCCGCTGTTGGATCTCGGAGTTCCACCCGAAATCGTCAGGGCTCTCGACCCGCTGCTGCGGGCCATCATCGAGACCGGATACGACCGACCGACCGATGGCAAGTACGCCGCTACGCCAGTTCATCTCGAACTGATGCCCGACCCCCATCAGTGGGTGGAGGACTTCCACGCCATCGCCGCGGGTATGGAGGAGACGCAGGAGAACCTCGCAGAGCTCAACCACGCCAACCTGATGCAGAACAATATTCCTGAGCCCCAAACTCAGACGATCACTGCGTCGGGTACGGAGGAGAAGTCGGTTGTCGCCACCACTACCACCGGTGTGGTCACGACACCGAAGACGGGCGGAGAGACAGCCAGAACCGGTCCAGTTGGTGGACAGACCTGGTACAAGCCGTTCACACCGGCGCCGGTGACTCAGGCTCCGCCGACCGCGACGGTACCGCCGACGACGCAACCGGTCACGCCGGTGGTGAATCAGGACCCGGCGCCCACGGGCGGGGAGGTCACGACGCCGAGCACGTCGAAACCGCAGGTGAACATCAACAAGTCCCTGCAGCAGATCAACAAGGCGATCACGGGGACCGTGAACACCGTTGTCGGGGCGCTGACCCCGAAGCGTAGTGGTGGCACCACCACTACGCAGGATCCCAGCCCGTCGACGCAGGACCCGGGACCGACGGATACGGAGCCGAGTGGGGGGGGTACCGGCACCGAGAGCAACAACGAGACCCCTGCCGCCTGA
- a CDS encoding DoxX family protein: protein MEIALIIVSVGLAIFMAVAGFLNVFFVGDARENQVHLRISVGLTRFIGWCQWASVVGLIGGLFWRPLAIAAAIGLLLLLIGAVLAHRRVNDPLKEMLLAIAVFVLTAFVLAGHLSQLAADQGPTLAGELLQGDRYTQSPQ, encoded by the coding sequence TTGGAAATCGCACTGATCATCGTCTCGGTCGGCCTGGCCATCTTCATGGCGGTCGCCGGATTCCTCAACGTCTTCTTCGTCGGCGATGCTCGGGAAAACCAAGTGCACCTGCGGATCTCGGTGGGGCTGACCCGTTTCATCGGCTGGTGCCAGTGGGCGTCGGTGGTGGGCCTGATCGGCGGACTGTTCTGGCGGCCGCTCGCGATCGCCGCGGCGATCGGACTTCTTCTCCTGCTGATCGGCGCCGTCCTGGCACACCGACGCGTCAACGATCCGCTCAAGGAGATGCTGCTGGCGATAGCGGTCTTCGTGCTCACCGCGTTCGTTCTCGCCGGCCACCTGTCGCAACTGGCGGCCGATCAGGGGCCTACCTTGGCAGGCGAGCTTCTGCAAGGCGACCGATATACCCAGTCACCGCAGTGA
- a CDS encoding SRPBCC family protein: MGNKLRSVEGSSPCSAPAETVWEVWTDPSAWPGDVIEMGTVDGDFAVGARVGVKVKGGVKTYSTLTRVERPAIWTSETTFPGLKFTYEHTIENHGAGTLLTERVIMSGVLAGVAHRLLRSRLEETFTAVTGYIGRLAEARLPR; the protein is encoded by the coding sequence ATGGGCAACAAACTCCGATCGGTTGAAGGCTCGTCGCCGTGTTCCGCTCCGGCCGAGACGGTTTGGGAGGTGTGGACCGATCCGTCGGCGTGGCCGGGCGACGTCATCGAGATGGGCACCGTCGACGGCGACTTCGCCGTTGGTGCGCGTGTCGGCGTCAAGGTCAAGGGCGGTGTGAAGACGTACTCGACGCTCACCCGCGTTGAGCGACCGGCCATCTGGACATCGGAGACCACGTTTCCCGGTCTCAAGTTCACCTACGAGCACACTATCGAGAATCATGGCGCCGGAACGCTTCTCACTGAGCGCGTCATCATGAGCGGGGTTCTCGCCGGCGTGGCGCATCGCCTGCTCCGTAGCCGGCTCGAGGAGACGTTCACTGCGGTGACTGGGTATATCGGTCGCCTTGCAGAAGCTCGCCTGCCAAGGTAG
- a CDS encoding DUF2505 domain-containing protein, translating into MPRTFETAVDSPATVAQIVSAFSDERYWSARLGQFAGGTAAVESLRTDATGTVAVTIALGLLRDRLPKVVTQLHPGDIEMIREERWCWLEDGRVRGDIEVTVTGAPVCAAGQCMLTSTATGSRMTYAGSVKVNVPLVGGRIESYMGRQTVDEIARLQEFTNDWIAENHRLSWP; encoded by the coding sequence ATGCCACGAACCTTCGAGACCGCCGTCGACTCGCCGGCGACGGTGGCGCAGATCGTGTCGGCGTTCTCCGACGAACGGTATTGGTCAGCGCGGCTGGGCCAATTCGCCGGAGGCACAGCCGCCGTCGAATCCCTCCGCACCGACGCGACCGGCACCGTGGCTGTCACGATCGCCCTCGGCCTGCTTCGCGACCGGCTCCCCAAGGTGGTGACACAACTCCATCCGGGGGACATCGAGATGATCCGCGAAGAGAGGTGGTGCTGGCTCGAAGACGGCCGCGTCCGCGGTGACATCGAAGTCACCGTGACCGGTGCACCGGTGTGCGCCGCGGGACAATGCATGCTGACGTCCACCGCCACCGGGTCTCGAATGACCTACGCCGGCAGCGTCAAGGTCAACGTTCCCTTGGTCGGCGGACGGATCGAGAGTTACATGGGCCGCCAGACCGTCGACGAGATCGCGAGACTGCAGGAATTCACCAACGACTGGATCGCCGAAAACCACCGACTCAGTTGGCCGTAA
- a CDS encoding CocE/NonD family hydrolase has protein sequence MRSFSRYITMRDGVRIAVSVYLPADTTRQTRVPAVVNQTRYYRAMELRQPLRAAVAGRPFHHIPSTARCRRRFLANGYAWVDVDVRGSGASFGHRLCEWSPDEIRDGAQIVDWIVSQPWSDGSVGALGSSYSGAAAELLSVAAHPAVRAVAPRFSPFDAYTDIAFPGGIHAVWFTETWGRYNAALDRNAPHEVAGWWVRMLVTGVQPVDGDRRRRLRRSALAAHLDNYDIDSQARSLTFRDDVAPSDPYHSDEGEAPELVGHPIDESGSINLFSPHNYWRDVEKSGVAVYSYSGWFDGAYSHSAAKRFLTLGSAGNRLILGPWSHGGHWHIEPHRDPVKSRFDHEGELLRFFDHHLRDRDSGIGAEDRVHYYTMGEGRWKSSRSWPPPAEPRTYYLSTERMLSTEPPETDSSVDEYDVDPTVGTGEHSRWRTQVAVGEAVRYPDRNAVDRRLLTYTSAPLDRAVEVTGHPVVTLFLSVTGDDATVFVYLEDVDAGGRVAPVTEGQLRALHRQVADAPAPYRQTVPYRTFKRGDARPLSSGEIATLIFDLIPTSHLFRPGHRIRLALAGADASHFAVLPGTPPTFGVHRSRLRASRIDLPVVTAN, from the coding sequence GTGCGGAGCTTCTCCCGCTACATCACCATGCGCGACGGGGTCCGAATCGCGGTGAGCGTCTACCTCCCCGCCGACACGACCCGGCAGACCCGGGTCCCCGCGGTGGTCAATCAGACCCGCTACTACCGGGCGATGGAGCTCCGGCAGCCACTGCGCGCAGCGGTCGCCGGCCGACCTTTTCACCACATCCCCTCCACAGCCAGGTGCCGACGGCGTTTTCTGGCCAACGGTTACGCCTGGGTCGACGTCGACGTGCGAGGGTCGGGTGCATCGTTCGGCCACCGGCTCTGCGAGTGGTCACCCGACGAGATCCGCGACGGCGCCCAGATCGTCGACTGGATCGTCAGCCAGCCGTGGTCCGACGGGTCGGTGGGTGCCCTCGGTAGCTCGTACAGCGGGGCTGCGGCCGAATTACTCTCGGTCGCAGCGCATCCCGCGGTCCGCGCCGTCGCACCCCGGTTCTCGCCGTTCGACGCCTACACCGACATCGCCTTCCCCGGCGGCATCCACGCGGTGTGGTTCACCGAGACGTGGGGACGGTACAACGCCGCACTGGACCGCAACGCGCCCCACGAGGTCGCCGGTTGGTGGGTGCGGATGCTGGTGACCGGGGTGCAGCCCGTCGACGGTGACCGGCGTCGACGCCTGCGCCGCAGCGCGCTGGCCGCCCATCTGGACAATTACGACATCGACAGCCAGGCAAGGTCGTTGACGTTTCGCGACGATGTCGCACCCTCGGACCCGTACCACTCCGACGAGGGTGAGGCTCCCGAGTTGGTCGGGCATCCGATCGACGAGTCCGGCAGCATCAACCTGTTCAGCCCGCACAACTACTGGCGCGACGTCGAGAAGTCGGGCGTCGCGGTCTACAGCTACAGCGGGTGGTTCGACGGCGCCTATTCGCATTCCGCGGCCAAGCGGTTCCTCACGCTCGGGTCCGCCGGGAACCGGTTGATTCTCGGTCCGTGGAGCCACGGCGGGCATTGGCACATCGAACCTCACCGGGATCCGGTGAAATCTCGGTTCGACCACGAAGGTGAGCTGCTGCGATTCTTCGACCACCACCTCCGGGACCGCGATTCCGGGATCGGCGCGGAGGACCGCGTGCACTACTACACCATGGGCGAAGGCCGCTGGAAGAGTTCCCGGTCGTGGCCCCCGCCGGCTGAACCCCGCACGTACTACCTGTCCACGGAGCGCATGTTGAGCACCGAGCCGCCGGAGACCGACAGCAGCGTAGACGAGTACGACGTCGATCCGACGGTGGGCACCGGTGAGCATTCCCGTTGGCGCACACAGGTGGCCGTCGGCGAGGCCGTCCGCTACCCCGACCGCAACGCTGTGGACAGACGCCTGCTCACCTACACGTCCGCACCGCTCGACAGGGCGGTGGAAGTGACGGGGCATCCGGTGGTCACGCTGTTCCTGAGCGTGACCGGTGACGATGCGACGGTATTCGTCTATCTGGAAGACGTCGACGCCGGAGGGCGCGTCGCCCCGGTCACCGAGGGACAGCTGCGCGCGTTGCACAGGCAGGTGGCCGACGCGCCCGCGCCGTACCGGCAGACGGTGCCCTACCGCACCTTCAAACGTGGTGACGCCCGGCCGCTGAGTTCCGGTGAGATCGCGACGCTCATCTTCGACCTGATCCCGACGTCGCACCTGTTCCGGCCCGGACACCGAATTCGTCTCGCCCTTGCCGGTGCGGATGCGAGCCACTTCGCCGTGCTGCCCGGAACGCCGCCCACGTTCGGGGTGCACCGCAGTCGACTCCGCGCGTCGCGAATCGATTTGCCGGTGGTTACGGCCAACTGA
- a CDS encoding SDR family NAD(P)-dependent oxidoreductase has protein sequence MRDFSGAVAIVTGGGGGIGAAQVKLLRDRGARVCAVDIDEDAAARSGADLAIGADVADREAMAAAVDRVVDQFGKLDVVFCTAGITHLPATLRSLKPGEAQRVIDVNLVGTLNTIHPALEALIASRGHIVVVSSMGWPPNTEYGTLLPAVGGVAYSTSKTAVEMLGRGLRMELSPHHVGVTIAYFGPIDTAMLEQSLTPPSRAKQRLTIGPEKAAAAVIRAVEKGKVRVIIPARWNFLNVVRPLGVQLDNLLLRSKTQREFIETYDSV, from the coding sequence GTGCGAGACTTCTCGGGAGCAGTCGCCATCGTCACCGGGGGAGGTGGCGGAATCGGTGCGGCGCAGGTGAAGTTACTGCGTGACCGCGGAGCGCGGGTCTGCGCCGTCGACATCGACGAGGACGCCGCCGCCCGGAGCGGGGCCGATCTGGCGATCGGTGCCGACGTGGCCGACCGCGAGGCCATGGCAGCGGCGGTCGATCGCGTGGTCGATCAGTTCGGGAAACTCGATGTGGTCTTCTGCACCGCAGGCATCACCCACCTGCCTGCCACGCTGCGGTCGTTGAAACCCGGCGAGGCGCAACGCGTCATCGACGTCAACCTGGTCGGCACACTCAACACGATCCACCCGGCGTTGGAGGCGCTCATCGCCTCCCGTGGACACATCGTCGTCGTGTCGTCCATGGGGTGGCCACCCAATACGGAGTACGGAACACTCCTTCCGGCGGTGGGAGGGGTTGCCTACTCGACGAGCAAGACCGCCGTCGAGATGCTCGGGCGCGGATTGCGGATGGAACTCTCACCCCACCACGTCGGTGTCACGATCGCCTACTTCGGTCCGATCGACACCGCCATGCTCGAACAGTCCCTCACCCCGCCCTCACGGGCCAAACAGAGACTGACCATCGGGCCGGAGAAGGCCGCCGCGGCGGTCATCCGCGCGGTCGAGAAAGGGAAGGTGCGGGTGATCATCCCGGCGCGCTGGAACTTCCTCAACGTCGTCCGTCCGCTCGGTGTGCAACTCGACAATCTGTTGCTGCGCAGCAAGACTCAACGCGAGTTCATCGAAACCTACGATTCGGTCTGA